One genomic segment of Thermovibrio guaymasensis includes these proteins:
- the wtpA gene encoding tungstate ABC transporter substrate-binding protein WtpA codes for MKKVLKTFLILTLLALNSSYGGEKTPLIVFHAGSLSVPFKKLEEEFEKEHPNIDVRRESSGSLKAIRKVIDLHKPCDVVASADYSLIPKFMFPNYADHVKVFATNELVICYTPKSKYSDKINQSNWYEILKRKDVKWGFSNPNLDPCGYRTLIMIALASDYYKKPIYEELLKTSTNVKVEREPNGYKIVVPKNFRKVGDKLFIRPKAVALLGLLESGSVDYVVEYKSVALQHRLKYVELPREINLSDFSLRKYYSKVKLVLGNGRVITGKPIAYGITTLKNAPHPKEAKMWEDFVTSERGAEIIRSCYQKALYPPRRISKEEK; via the coding sequence TTGAAAAAGGTTCTAAAAACCTTTTTAATATTAACTCTATTAGCTCTAAATAGCAGCTACGGAGGAGAGAAGACCCCTTTAATAGTCTTCCACGCCGGAAGCCTCTCCGTTCCTTTCAAGAAGCTGGAAGAGGAGTTTGAGAAGGAACACCCCAACATTGACGTAAGGAGGGAATCAAGCGGAAGTTTAAAGGCCATTAGGAAGGTCATTGACCTCCACAAACCGTGTGATGTAGTAGCCAGTGCAGATTACTCCCTAATTCCAAAGTTCATGTTTCCCAACTATGCCGACCACGTTAAAGTATTTGCAACAAACGAACTCGTAATCTGCTATACGCCTAAGTCAAAGTACAGCGACAAAATCAACCAAAGCAACTGGTACGAGATCTTAAAGAGAAAAGACGTTAAGTGGGGCTTTTCAAACCCAAATTTAGACCCCTGTGGTTATAGAACTTTAATTATGATTGCCCTGGCCTCCGACTACTATAAAAAACCCATTTATGAGGAGCTCTTAAAAACAAGTACAAACGTTAAAGTAGAGAGAGAGCCAAACGGGTATAAAATCGTAGTTCCAAAGAACTTCAGGAAGGTGGGAGATAAGCTCTTTATTCGCCCAAAGGCAGTTGCGCTTTTAGGATTACTTGAGAGCGGCTCCGTTGACTACGTAGTAGAGTATAAGAGCGTAGCACTCCAGCACCGACTAAAGTACGTGGAACTTCCAAGGGAGATAAACCTCTCAGATTTCAGCCTGAGGAAGTACTACTCAAAGGTTAAGTTGGTACTTGGAAACGGTAGAGTAATTACAGGCAAACCTATAGCCTACGGTATTACAACCCTAAAAAACGCTCCCCACCCAAAGGAGGCAAAGATGTGGGAGGATTTTGTAACCTCAGAAAGGGGAGCAGAGATTATAAGAAGTTGCTACCAAAAGGCCCTATACCCTCCTAGGAGGATATCCAAAGAGGAAAAATGA
- a CDS encoding thioredoxin family protein, with protein sequence MKLILYSSKKCKVCIPLRAKLKEIVKELKVELREVEIEENPQEAAQKLIFSAPTVILEVDGREIKRWSGIFSLDEVKKTIERFKN encoded by the coding sequence TTGAAACTAATCCTCTACTCTTCTAAAAAGTGCAAAGTCTGTATTCCCTTAAGGGCAAAACTTAAGGAGATAGTAAAAGAGCTCAAAGTTGAGCTTAGAGAAGTAGAAATAGAGGAAAACCCTCAAGAAGCTGCCCAAAAGCTAATTTTCTCAGCTCCAACAGTAATTCTGGAAGTAGATGGAAGAGAGATTAAGAGGTGGAGCGGAATTTTCTCCCTTGATGAAGTTAAAAAAACAATTGAACGCTTTAAGAATTAG
- a CDS encoding molybdopterin-guanine dinucleotide biosynthesis protein B, with protein sequence MVPLISFTGSTDLEGFVSKVLDLLRERGYRVAIFKEGITEIPLEGYKADGVCSLNSGKVSLSRGVDGFNLKYLSFLLFDDYDIVVCLGVEGPDLPRFELLDRGKGLDCLKSKKNVIGVVSDKGFGGIRTFPLDRPEELVDFIEDKFIKRREDSFPDEVELFVNGRRVPMKHYVKETLREILFGFIKPLKGIDYPVEKLDIRIVVGKGRTP encoded by the coding sequence TTACGGGAAGCACCGATCTTGAGGGGTTCGTCTCTAAAGTCCTAGACCTTCTAAGGGAAAGAGGTTACAGGGTTGCTATTTTTAAAGAGGGTATAACGGAAATCCCCCTTGAAGGTTATAAAGCAGATGGAGTTTGTAGCCTTAATTCAGGGAAAGTTTCCCTCTCTAGAGGGGTAGATGGCTTTAACCTTAAGTACCTCTCCTTCCTCCTCTTTGACGACTACGACATCGTTGTTTGTCTTGGAGTTGAAGGTCCAGACTTGCCGAGGTTTGAGCTTCTAGATAGGGGTAAGGGGTTAGATTGCCTAAAGAGTAAAAAGAACGTTATCGGCGTTGTTTCAGACAAAGGTTTTGGAGGAATTAGAACTTTCCCTCTAGATAGACCTGAGGAACTTGTTGATTTTATAGAGGATAAGTTTATAAAGAGGAGGGAGGATTCTTTTCCGGATGAGGTGGAGCTCTTTGTGAACGGGCGTAGGGTTCCGATGAAGCACTACGTTAAAGAGACTTTGAGGGAAATCCTTTTTGGTTTTATTAAACCCCTAAAGGGAATAGACTACCCGGTTGAGAAGTTGGATATTAGGATTGTTGTCGGTAAGGGAAGAACTCCCTGA
- a CDS encoding ABC transporter permease, giving the protein MKNPKWLYLLIITLTLTCLTFIALPILNVFISLDPENFKNTLKDGEVWKAIFTSLKGATFATIVGLIMGVPTSYFLFQTESKYSELVESVINLPIVIPHVAVGITLLELLNSNSPLGKFFSRLGISFVDTIYGIIIAMCFVSISYTITSSLMGFRSINKELIWTARSLGASPYQVVKFVILPLAFPYILRGAILSFARSISEVGAILIIAYYPITAPVLMYERFEDYGLKNSTPIAVLVICISLIIFIILLSISYRREKRIA; this is encoded by the coding sequence ATGAAAAACCCTAAGTGGCTCTATCTTTTAATTATTACACTAACCCTTACTTGCCTTACCTTTATAGCCCTTCCAATCTTAAACGTTTTTATCTCCTTAGATCCGGAAAACTTTAAAAATACCTTAAAAGACGGAGAGGTATGGAAAGCCATATTTACAAGTCTAAAGGGAGCGACCTTTGCCACTATAGTAGGTCTAATAATGGGAGTGCCTACGTCCTACTTCCTCTTTCAAACCGAGTCTAAGTACAGTGAACTTGTTGAGAGCGTCATAAACCTTCCAATAGTCATTCCCCACGTTGCAGTCGGGATAACACTCTTAGAACTTCTAAACTCAAACTCCCCTTTAGGTAAGTTCTTTTCCCGCTTAGGAATCAGCTTCGTTGATACGATCTACGGAATAATAATTGCCATGTGTTTTGTAAGTATCTCCTACACAATTACCTCCTCTTTAATGGGATTTCGCTCAATAAACAAGGAGCTAATATGGACCGCAAGGAGTTTGGGAGCTTCCCCCTACCAAGTAGTTAAGTTCGTTATCCTCCCCCTCGCCTTTCCGTACATCCTCAGGGGAGCTATCCTCTCATTTGCCCGTTCAATCAGCGAGGTAGGAGCTATCCTCATAATAGCCTACTACCCAATAACCGCCCCTGTCCTCATGTACGAGCGCTTTGAGGACTACGGGCTCAAGAACTCCACTCCAATTGCCGTTTTAGTAATATGCATAAGTCTCATCATCTTTATCATCCTGCTGTCAATATCGTACAGGAGAGAGAAGAGGATTGCTTGA
- a CDS encoding ATP-binding cassette domain-containing protein, which translates to MLEVKVEKKLKSFKIEANFRVKEKEYVVVLGRSGAGKSMIAKVISGIERADRCKVILKGKDISNLPPEKRRISYLPQSNTLFPHMSILENLEFPLRIRKEKFDRRKVEEIAFQFNVKEILFKRPSEVSGGEVQRVALARAILSDPEVIILDEPLSSLDFLTKTKLIDFLKELKGKRTILHITHDPLEAERLADRVLYVERGKTFYFESWKDFVERARGELPQKIREFFPYRQQS; encoded by the coding sequence TTGCTTGAGGTAAAGGTTGAAAAGAAGCTGAAGTCCTTTAAGATTGAAGCCAACTTCCGAGTAAAGGAGAAGGAATACGTAGTAGTTCTAGGAAGAAGCGGCGCCGGAAAGAGCATGATAGCAAAGGTCATCTCCGGTATAGAGAGGGCCGATAGGTGCAAAGTTATACTAAAAGGTAAAGATATAAGTAACTTACCGCCTGAAAAGAGGAGAATTTCATACTTACCCCAGAGCAATACCCTCTTTCCCCACATGTCTATTCTAGAAAACCTAGAATTTCCCCTAAGGATAAGGAAAGAGAAGTTTGATAGAAGGAAAGTAGAGGAGATAGCCTTCCAGTTTAACGTTAAGGAGATTCTGTTTAAAAGGCCTTCTGAGGTCTCAGGAGGAGAAGTTCAGAGAGTCGCCCTTGCAAGGGCCATACTTTCAGATCCAGAAGTAATAATCCTTGACGAACCCCTAAGCTCCTTAGACTTCCTCACTAAAACAAAACTAATAGACTTCTTAAAGGAACTAAAGGGAAAGAGAACCATCCTACACATTACCCACGACCCTCTAGAGGCAGAGAGACTGGCAGATAGAGTCCTCTACGTGGAAAGGGGAAAGACCTTTTACTTTGAAAGCTGGAAAGACTTTGTTGAGAGGGCAAGAGGGGAGCTCCCCCAGAAAATCAGGGAGTTCTTCCCTTACCGACAACAATCCTAA